In the Clavelina lepadiformis chromosome 8, kaClaLepa1.1, whole genome shotgun sequence genome, one interval contains:
- the LOC143468230 gene encoding uncharacterized protein LOC143468230 isoform X3, giving the protein MDKIDESSSSVKGVRLQGFKGFKLNRNHQLLIKPVFKQPNAKQSDRNATKTNSLANSALGNTNQNIPSIKLPSLPDSFSHLCPTSNAPFSEELPLKNQKNLQLDKRLPSVHENNFDDQIKEYSKKMGITETLKTSAVTSPLKANPYSDSTLDTPNLSPPDNSKRKSRYRSRSKSRERERSHSRKNKDRRLSRERKSWNRDSFSDHRSSRSRRDRRRSRSRSPKRRRRSNARDNFYRRSRHSRSRERNDRNSTERSSPRKSNDLKTKLQLSSGSRKRRASSSDSSNDDEEMKRARERRLKNSKSPETYSSRKKSCQSPDRISDANSASGISDVFMEISGTGRQASMIAEIGKRNAINKDKSKEKIPLLSKESPKKLPKSKVTIASIGCWIGDDDDADDEDTATGSNVAATAGSGSENPLIANHNNNLPKPSPKPTAKQRNVFESILPDSTSDVLSCTERSSHPTTLSTVHNETHRIPHKSCNEPESANIISEKSPSTVTSKSESTLHVIPVSSTISCEKYETVSQKAVSSFSEDTVTCDNVKQNTTLLSPSQNMQVREELFSSVTAKIANVPTLSNSFETNSEVQFKLEVGAPDNALPDINDKATVLNRMDSFEKTSSDSSTSADTVNKQLPLQCDALFELKDKLSDSSSSSSPANGLSTDNVAENLGEGVEKKPDAIFMGIDDDWSNSSSNTSSKTSSKSSLAGAPFPEKQLLLDANEISVNSISSTSSNCDRSSPLVNEQSNFSIPSNCLLNPENISSSSSSSPCNMENESRGILDVVADPQNAPSFNTEKDNFVLNASDRVLAQPSDKKGVKTLQNNTNLQTCFSDSVSVDASNTIPISVSSTLFEKLQSKLMETSENDLQTSTVTTSDDKNIFDEFRKLSDESCNASISKSATHNELTTQSVDNCPAITTVVTNTSTLINIIASNPNSTAIKTMLPAKKRCHEWFKAFASESSKSDEILQSGTASNSGSSNFIPNEVGIHGYGHSSLIVIKQESKPFTSAENEIAMDNKVAVSSDSLEYLPSDAQTMESGTPTFTLFSNPREPTRESLPSSSPYEPEYPTSTLLPGQQSPESPLFCADHMSPLHDFTLSDDPSFEHEDFKSMDIRIPIDNEEMGLGEETLEEQMPTSSTKQDLVLSAIPPSLSSNELSNGSVSDTSSSNKDDSEGRRRSARIKTKMEKRKPRLIRSTSQTPKSLDILKNNNKENSNMDIPASVTQQDSLNPFLSDFLQEVDVNTISTNYSTTLPQFDMIYENSYLFVKKKSRARKEIRRMLCDCVNHEDDTKPPCGDDCLNRLLMIECSARCPFGDDCTNKRFQRREYVPTEVFQTDWKGWGLRAKENLAPSKLVMEYCGEVLNQMEFERRSQMYAEENQQHFYFMALGQDEVIDATTKGNTSRFINHSCDPNCETQKWTVNGQLRVGFFTIRNVAAGEEITFDYQFERYGKEAQKCYCGSSNCRGYLGKAPDDDDENKFEPVMHTVSSYVIDAERDKKNKRKKKKVQEFKENTMENEILRLSAGLQSTEQVLRLCRLMVRSDTTEQRLMCLDVLRKSDNQTLLRSFLQFHGLPLIWSWMVDVSGTPITAENASVILLKNDILSTLAIFPITNKNILDDSKVLSMVKRWAEEEVALQESLAEESAKTDFPMEPIEPASEVPIVESSEPTTEKNTAEVNELAKDNNGQNDADNANTNKTEDTSAQIEASQKVLELTASLLDSWKDLKEIYRIPKRQKSDEKTQGGDSERSAEEPSSSQASSPSVGNNVDANQNNEATTATSSRDDREKSPRHSRSRDREQSREHDRYRRSRRSPPRSRWRDDDRSRSSRHSSTEKDNKYAWLESGSSSRLTREEHRRQFERDVKHREEKKQESKEDVAAPSIWPQPAAAISTITSVQKQPPVLLPAQPAVTTQPMSSISVAPPPPTVTMPTFTPSGYSGNLIQINPTPVIQPTMMYAASQDQQLHIAPLQQQQLAYSTSQQFVHTAASISQQYLSAAATPQQGQPISVIGAQTHQPQIFQPQPSVIANPYLLQQPVAPSLQLPQQTTVPSNPGVTILGSQGGQAIVLLSAEQLQQLTGGQVAGNTSQIVLQQPVPVQQTLQPQMQTVQPLQQNLQPVQQVAQPQTVEIQQQQQTVLPVPTPAVPDPKSQGAPPVPKGSKSPPKDPRPPRLPPNWKTASDADGCVYYYHVITRQTQWEPPTWDASEEDMLGKKEGEMEISSPNQEDPIKKTTEKLATKAVIASGAEQAKKARETFRTKMSQHVVQCLGPYRKPDCKAGKITSTEDFKHLARKLTHNILMKEIKQVQVWEDLECNENVKHKAKEYVRKYMAKVGPVYKVKEDDAR; this is encoded by the exons ATGGATAAGATAGATGAGTCTTCTAGCTCTGTTAAGGGCGTTCGCTTGCAGGGTTTTAAAGGGTTTAAACTTAACAGAAATCACCAGTTGTTAATCAAACCAGTTTTTAAGCAACCCAATGCAAAACAATCAGAtagaaatgcaacaaagaCAAATTCTTTGGCCAACTCAGCTTTGGGTAATACAAATCAAAACATTCCGTCAATCAAGTTGCCATCTTTACCAGATTCATTCTCTCATTTATGTCCGACTTCAAATGCCCCGTTTTCAGAAGAGTTACCattgaaaaaccaaaaaaaccTTCAACTAGATAAAAGGCTACCTTCAGTACATGAAAACAACTTCGATGACCAGATTAAGGAATACTCGAAGAAGATGGGCATTacagaaactttgaaaacatcTGCAGTTACATCCCCACTTAAAGCAAATCCTTATTCTGATTCTACACTAGACACTCCAAATCTTTCACCACCTGATaattcaaaaagaaaaagcagGTACCG ATCAAGATCAAAATCGAGAGAGAGAGAAAGAAGTCATTCTCGAAAGAATAAAGATCGCAGACTCTCAAGAGAGAGAAAGAGTTGGAATCGTGACTCTTTTTCAGATCACAGATCTTCTAGAAGCAGAAGAGACCGACGTCGATCAAGATCACGCTCTCCAAAGAGAAGACGACGTTCAAACGCTCGTGATAATTTTTATCGAAG GTCAAGACATTCTCGCTCTCGTGAAAGAAATGATCGCAATTCAACTGAACGTTCCTCCCCAAGAAAGTCAAATGATCTCAAAACCAA GCTGCAGTTATCATCCGGTAGTCGCAAAAGGCGAGCTTCCTCATCAGATTCATCAAATGATGATGAAGAAATGAAAAGAGCACGAGAGAGGAGGCTGAAGAATTCGAAATCTCCAGAAACGTATTCATCAAGAAAAAAG AGTTGTCAGAGTCCTGACAGGATTTCTGACGCAAATTCAGCTTCTGGTATTAGTGACGTTTTCATGGAAATTAGTGGAACAGGGCGGCAAGCAAGCATGATTGCTGAAATTGGCAAACGAAATGCCATTAACAAAG acAAAAGCAAGGAAAAGATTCCACTGCTTTCAAAAGAATCACCTAAAAAG CTCCCTAAGTCAAAGGTAACGATTGCTAGCATCGGATGCTGGATTGGGGACGATGATGATGCAGATGATGAAGATACCGCAACTGGTTCTAATGTAGCTGCAACAGCTGGTTCAGGATCAGAAAATCCGTTGATTGCTAACCACAACAATAATCTTCCTAAACCCTCACCCAAGCCAACCGCA aAGCAGAGGAATGTATTTGAATCAATACTACCAGATAGTACATCTGATGTGCTATCATGCACCGAGCGTAGCTCTCATCCAACAACCCTGAGTACTGTTCACAATGAAACACATAGAATACCTCATAAATCTTGCAATGAACCAGAATCAGCAAATATTATCTCTGAAAAGAGTCCTTCAACTGTTACTTCTAAGAGTGAATCAACGTTGCACGTAATTCCGGTTTCAAGCACTATTAgttgtgaaaaatatgaaacTGTTTCACAAAAAGCTGTGTCAAGTTTTTCTGAAGACACTGTTACATGTGacaatgtaaaacaaaatactaCTCTGTTGAGTCCATCTCAAAATATGCAAGTTCGTGAGGAATTATTCAGCAGTGTTACCGCTAAGATTGCAAATGTTCCTACTTTGTCCAACTCATTTGAAACCAATAGCGAAGTTCAGTTTAAACTTGAGGTCGGAGCACCGGATAATGCTTTGCCTGATATTAATGACAAAGCAACAGTGTTGAATCGAATGgacagttttgaaaaaacatcAAGTGACTCAAGCACCAGTGCTGATACTGTAAACAAACAACTCCCACTGCAGTGTGATGCGTTGTTTGAACTCAAAGACAAACTCAGCGATTCCAGTTCCAGTTCTTCTCCCGCTAATGGACTTTCTACAGATAATGTTGCTGAGAACTTGGGAGAAGGTGTTGAGAAAAAGCCAGATGCTATCTTTATGGGTATTGATGATGATTGGAGTAATTCTAGCTCCAACACATCAAGCAAAACGTCTTCAAAATCTTCGTTGGCTGGTGCCCCATTTCcagaaaaacaattgttacTGGATGCAAATGAAATATCAGTAAATTCCATTTCCAGCACCTCTTCAAATTGTGACAGATCCTCACCGCTGGTTAACGAACAAAGCAATTTCTCAATTCCATCTAATTGTCTGTTAAAccctgaaaatatttcttctaGCTCCAGTTCCAGCCCATGTAACATGGAAAATGAGTCCAGGGGTATATTGGATGTTGTTGCAGACCCTCAAAATGCTCCTTCATTTAACACTGAGAAAGATAATTTTGTTCTTAATGCCTCCGATAGAGTATTGGCGCAGCCTAGTGATAAAAAGGGAGTGAAAACCTTGCAGAATAATACAAATTTGCAAACGTGTTTCTCAGATTCTGTTAGTGTTGATGCTTCCAACACAATACCTATTTCTGTTTCAAGTACATTGTTTGAAAAACTACAATCAAAACTGATGGAGACcagtgaaaatgatttgcagacTAGCACTGTAACAACTAGCGatgacaaaaatatatttgatgAATTTAGAAAGTTATCTGATGAAAGTTGCAATGCAAGTATTTCAAAATCTGCAACACACAATGAATTAACCACCCAAAGTGTCGATAACTGTCCCGCAATTACCACAGTTGTAACTAACACGTCAACATTAATCAATATTATTGCTTCTAACCCAAATTCTACTGCTATTAAAACCATGTTACCTGCCAAGAAACGTTGTCACGAATGGTTTAAGGCTTTTGCCTCAGAAAGCAGTAAAAGTGACGAAATTTTACAATCTGGCACAGCAAGCAACTCGGGTTCCAGTAATTTTATTCCAAATGAAGTGGGCATCCACGGTTATGGACATTCGTCATTAATTGTGATTAAACAAGAATCTAAACCTTTTACTTCTGCGGAGAATGAAATTGCAATGGATAACAAAGTTGCTGTGTCAAGTGATTCTCTTGAATACTTGCCTTCAGATGCACAGACAATGGAATCGGGTACACCCACATTTACTTTGTTTTCCAATCCTCGTGAACCTACACGCGAGTCATTGCCAAGTTCTTCTCCTTATGAACCAGAGTATCCGACATCTACACTCCTCCCTGGTCAGCAATCACCAGAATCTCCTCTGTTTTGTGCTGATCACATGAGTCCTCTTCATGATTTCACCTTGTCAGATGATCCTTCTTTTGAGCATGAGGATTTCAAATCAATGGATATTCGCATTCCCATTGATAATGAGGAAATGGGTTTAGGTGAAGAAACATTGGAG gaGCAAATGCCAACATCCAGTACCAAGCAAGATCTTGTATTAAGTGCCATACCACCAAGTTTGTCATCTAATG AATTGTCTAACGGTTCTGTATCTGACACATCAAGCTCAAATAAGGATGATAGTGAAG GCCGACGTCGCTCAGCACGAATCAAGACGAAAATGGAAAAGAGAAAACCTCGTCTCATACGTTCTACATCGCAAACGCCAAAATCACTGGATATTCTGAAAAAT aacaacaaagaaaacagcAATATGGATATACCAGCATCAGTTACGCAACAAGATTCTTTAAACCCTTTTTTGAG tgACTTTTTGCAAGAAGTCGATGTGAACACAATTTCGACCAACTATTCTACAACACTCCCTCAATTTGACATGATATATGAAAATAGTTACCTATTTGTCAA GAAAAAGTCACGTGCAAGAAAAGAAATTCGACGAATGCTCTGTGATTGTGTCAACCATGAAGATGATACCAAACCACCATGTGGTGACGATTGCTTGAATCGGTTGCTCATGATCGAATGTTCAGCTCGCTGTCCATTTGGAGATGATTGCACTAACAAGAG ATTTCAGAGAAGAGAGTATGTTCCTACGGAAGTGTTTCAAACTGATTGGAAAGGGTGGGGTTTgagagcaaaagaaaatctcGCTCCTAGCAAACTTGTGATGGAGTATTGTGGTGAAGTTTTGAATCAAATGGAGTTTGAACGAAGATCGCAGATGTATGCTGAAGAAAATcagcaacatttttattttatggcTCTTGGGCAGGATGAG GTCATAGATGCCACCACAAAGGGTAACACATCGCGCTTTATTAACCACAGCTGCGATCCAAATTGTGAAACGCAAAAGTGGACTGTCAACGGCCAACTAAGAGTCGGTTTCTTCACAATTCGTAACGTTGCCGCTGGGGAAGAAATCACGTTCGATTATCAGTTTGAACGATATGG GAAAGAGGCTCAAAAATGTTACTGTGGGTCGTCGAACTGCCGTGGCTATCTTGGCAAAGCGCCAGATGATGATGACGAAAATAAGTTTGAGCCAGTTATGCATACTGTCAGTTCGTATGTTATTGATGCTGAGAGagacaaaaagaacaaacgaaagaagaagaaagtaCAAGAATTTAAAGAGAACACC ATGGAAAATGAGATTCTACGGCTTAGTGCTGGTCTGCAAAGCACTGAGCAAGTTTTACGTTTGTGTCGACTAATGGTGCGAAGTGACACGACTGAGCAAAGGCTGATGTGTCTTGATGTGCTAAGAAAATCAGACAATCAAACTTTGCTTAG GTCATTCTTGCAGTTTCATGGCCTTCCACTTATTTGGAGCTGGATGGTAGATGTCTCTGGCACACCTATAACAGCGGAAAATGCCAGTGTAATCCTACTTAAAAATGATATTTTGTCAACGTTGGCCATCTTTCCTATCACTAATAAGAATATTCTTGATGACAGCAAGGTCTTGTCAATGGTCAAGCGCTGGGCAGAAGAAG AAGTGGCACTGCAAGAATCACTTGCTGAGGAATCTGCAAAGACTGACTTTCCAATGGAACCCATTGAGCCAGCAAGTGAAGTCCCAATTGTTGAATCTTCAGAACctacaacagaaaaaaatacagCAGAAGTG AATGAACTAGCTAAGGATAATAATGGACAAAACGATGCTGATAATGCGAATACTAACAAGACGGAAGATACCTCTGCTCAAATCGAAGCTTCACAGAAAGTTCTGGAACTTACAGCATCGTTACTCGACTCATGGAAAGATCTAAAAGAAATTTACAG AATTCCCAAGAGACAGAAAAGTGATGAGAAGACACAAGGTGGTGACAGTGAGCGAAGTGCCGAAGAACCAAGCAGCTCCCAG GCATCATCGCCGAGTGTGGGAAATAATGTCGATGCTAACCAGAACAACGAAGCAACAACTGCTACTTCAAGCAGAGATGACCGTGAAAAGTCACCAAGGCATAGCAGAAGTCGTGATCGTGAACAAAGCCGTGAGCATGATCGATACAG GAGATCACGGCGTTCACCTCCGAGGAGTAGGTGGAGAGATGATGATCGTTCAAGAAGCTCCAGGCACAGTTCAACTGAGAAAG ACAACAAATATGCGTGGTTAGAATCCGGGAGCTCGTCTCGTTTGACGCGCGAGGAACACCGTCGTCAGTTTGAACGTGATGTTAAACACCGAGAGGAAAAGAAACAGGAAAGTAAAGAAGACGTTGCTGCGCCGAGCATATGGCCTCAACCCGCAGCTGCAATTTCAACaat TACTTCAGTACAGAAACAGCCTCCTGTTCTGTTACCGGCGCAACCAGCAGTAACCACTCAGCCAATGTCTTCCATCTCCGTTGCCCCACCCCCACCTACTGTTACCATGCCCACTTTTACACCAAGCGGTTATTCAGGTAACTTGATACAAATCAATCCAACGCCGGTCATCCAGCCCACAATGATGTACGCCGCCTCTCAGGATCAGCAGTTGCATATTGCTCCTCTTCAGCAACAACAGTTGGCCTACTCAACCTCGCAACAATTTGTCCAT ACTGCGGCCAGCATTTCTCAGCAGTATCTATCGGCGGCAGCCACACCTCAACAAGGACAACCTATCAGTGTCATCGGAGCCCAAACGCATCAACCG caaattttccAACCACAGCCATCAGTAATTGCGAATCCGTATCTACTTCAGCAACCTGTTGCACCAAGCCTTCAGCTACCTCAGCAAACAACAGTACCATCAAATCCG GGAGTTACAATTTTGGGTTCACAAGGTGGTCAAGCTATTGTCCTCCTCTCTGCAGAGCAACTTCAACAG CTTACTGGAGGCCAAGTGGCTGGAAACACTTCGCAAATTGTCCTGCAGCAGCCTGTACCAGTTCAACAGACACTACAACCGCAGATGCAAACAGTACAACCATTGCAACAAAACCTTCAACCTGTACAACAAGTGGCGCAACCCCAAACAGTGGAGATTCAGCAGCAGCAACAAACAGTTCTACCAGTGCCAACCCCAGCTGTGCCAGATCCGAAGAGTCAAGGTGCTCCTCCTGTTCCAAAGGGATCAAAGTCTCCCCCTAAGGACCCAAGGCCCCCGAGGTTACCCCCTAATTGGAAAACCGCCAGCGATGCCGATGGCTGTGTTTATTATTATCACGTCATTACAAG ACAAACTCAGTGGGAACCTCCAACTTGGGATGCCAGTGAAGAAGACATGCTTGGAAAGAAAGAAGGAGAAATGGAGATTTCGTCTCCGAACCAGGAGGACCCCATCAAGAAA ACAACGGAGAAATTGGCGACGAAAGCTGTCATTGCATCAGGTGCTGAACAAGCGAAAAAAGCTCGTGAAACTTTTCGCACGAAGATGTCGCAGCACGTTGTCCAGTGTCTTGGTCCTTATCGAAAGCCTGACTGCAAAGCTGGAAAGATCACTTCCACCGAGGATTTTAAGCATCTTGCAAGAAAG CTTACACACAATATCTTAATGAAAGAAATCAAGCAAGTGCAAGTGTGGGAAGACCTTGAATGCAACGAAAATGTCAAACACAAGGCGAAGGAATATGTCCGGAAGTACATGGCCAAGGTCGGTCCGGTGTATAAGGTCAAAGAAGATGACGCAAGATGA